From a single Tursiops truncatus isolate mTurTru1 chromosome 20, mTurTru1.mat.Y, whole genome shotgun sequence genomic region:
- the CCDC47 gene encoding PAT complex subunit CCDC47: MKAFHAFCVVLLIFGSVSEAKFDDFEDEEDIVEYDDNDFAEFEDITEDSVTESPQRVITTEDDEDETTVELEGQDENQEGDFEDADTQEGDTESEPYDDEEFEGYEDKPDTSSSKNKDPITIVDVPAHLQNSWESYYLEILMVTGLLAYIMNYIIGKNKNSRLAQAWFNTHRELLESNFTLVGDDGTNKEATSTGKLNQENEHIYNLWCSGRVCCEGMLIQLRFLKRQDLLNVLARMMRPVSDQVQIKVTMNDEDMDTYVFAVGTRKALVRLQKEMQDLSEFCSDKPKSGAKYGLPDSLAILSEMGEVTEGMMDTKMVHFLTHYADKIESVHFSDQFSGPKIMQEEGQPLKLPDTKRTLLFTFNVPGSGNTYPKDMEALLPLMNMVIYSIDKAKKFRLNREGKQKADKNRARVEENFLKLTHVQRQEAAQSRREEKKRAEKERIMNEEDPEKQRRLEEAALRREQKKLEKKQMKMKQIKVKAM; this comes from the exons ATGAAAGCCTTCCATGCTTTCTGTgttgttcttttgatatttggGAGTGTCTCTGAAGCCAAGTTTGATGATTTCGAGGATGAGGAAGACATCGTAGAGTATGATGATAATGACTTTGCTGAATTTGAGGATATCACAGAAGACTCTGTTACTGAATCTCCTCAACGAGTGATAACCACTGAAGATGATGAAGACGAGACTACTGTGGAGTTGGAAGGGCAGGATGAAAACCAAGAAGGAGATTTTGAAGATGCAGATACCCAG GAGGGAGATACCGAGAGTGAACCATATGATGATGAAGAATTTGAAGGTTATGAAGACAAACCAGATACTTCTTCTAGCAAAAATAAAGACCCAATAACAATTGTCGAT GTTCCTGCACACCTCCAGAACAGTTGGGAGAGTTATTATCTAGAGATTTTAATGGTGACTGGTCTGCTTGCCTACATCATGAATTATATCATCGGGAAGAATAAAAACAGTCGCCTTGCTCAGGCCTGGTTTAACACTCATAGGGAGCTTTTGGAGAGCAACTTTACCTTAGTAG GGGATGATGGAACTAACAAAGAAGCCACCAGCACAGGAAAGCTGAACCAGGAGAATGAGCACATTTACAACCTATGGTGTTCTGGTCGAGTGTGCTGTGAGGGGATGCTTATCCAGCTGAGG ttcctCAAGAGACAGGACTTACTGAATGTCCTGGCCCGGATGATGAGGCCAGTGAGTGATCAAGTG caaataaaagtaaCCATGAATGATGAAGATATGGATACCTATGTGTTTGCTGTTGGTACTCGGAAAGCCTTGGTACGACTACAGAAAGAGATGCAGGATCTG AGTGAGTTTTGTAGTGACAAACCTAAGTCTGGAGCGAAGTATGGACTGCCTGACTCCTTGGCCATCCTGTCAGAGATGGGAGAAGTCACAGAGGGAATGATGGATACAAAG aTGGTTCACTTTCTTACACACTATGCTGACAAGATTGAATCCGTTCATTTTTCAGACCAGTTCTCTGGTCCAAAAATTATGCAAGA GGAAGGTCAGCCTTTAAAGCTACCTGACACTAAGAGGACACTGTTGTTTACATTTAATG TGCCTGGCTCAGGTAACACTTACCCAAAGGATATGGAGGCTTTACTACCCCTGATGAACATGGTGATTTATTCTATTGATAAAGCCAAAAAGTTTCGACTCAACAGAGAA GGCAAACAAAAAGCAGACAAGAACCGAGCTCGAGTGGAGGAGAACTTCTTGAAGCTGACGCATGTGCAAAGACAGGAAGCTGCCCAGTCTCGGCgtgaggagaagaaaagagcagagaaggAGCGAATCATGAATGAGGAAGATCCTGAGAAACAGCGCAGGCTGGAG gAAGCTGCCTTGAGGCGTGAGCAAAAGAAATTGgagaagaagcaaatgaaaatgaaacaaatcaaagTGAAAGCCATGTAA